One window of Papaver somniferum cultivar HN1 chromosome 9, ASM357369v1, whole genome shotgun sequence genomic DNA carries:
- the LOC113313018 gene encoding uncharacterized protein LOC113313018 yields the protein MCSSLQIQDTHIKTWLLSWFSDRDDYSEKLVSALMITAWFIWKNQCLKEFNNKHQNIPSTVFSIKHMLNQCSSSKQHSTESQITYWSPPQRDMLKINMDASFDSNHLYAGISLIIRDSAGNCQGIRGRFIHGGVDLENPECLALKESIIWAREKNLTKVMFEGDCVNMVNCVTQAKSSVRWGNEAIVNEIRQLFSWFSWFNVSYVKRQANKVAHVIANKARTDITSFDYHYSIPENFMVEIRNDQSHISQCNM from the coding sequence atgtgtTCTTCTCTGCAAATACAAGACACACATATTAAAACTTGGCTTCTATCTTGGTTCTCTGATAGAGATGATTACTCTGAGAAATTAGTTTCTGCTCTTATGATTACTGCATGGTTCATCTGGAAAAACCAATGTCTGAAAGAGTTTAATAATAAACATCAGAACATTCCCTCAACAGTTTTTTCTATCAAGCACATGCTTAATCAGTGTTCCAGTTCCAAGCAACATAGTACGGAGTCACAAATTACTTACTGGTCTCCACCACAAAGAGACATGCTTAAAATTAATATGGATgcttcttttgatagtaatcactTATATGCAGGAATTAGTTTAATCATTCGTGATTCTGCAGGAAATTGTCAAGGCATCAGAGGGAGGTTCATTCATGGTGGAGTAGATCTTGAGAATCCTGAATGCCTAGCCTTAAAAGAATCTATCATTTGGGCTAGGGAGAAAAACCTAACTAAAGTAATGTTTGAAGGTGATTGTGTAAATATGGTAAACTGTGTCACGCAAGCTAAATCTTCAGTTCGATGGGGGAATGAAGCCATTGTAAATGAAATAAGACAActattttcttggttttcttggttTAATGTAAGCTATGTTAAAAGACAAGCAAACAAGGTGGCACATGTAATAGCAAACAAGGCTAGAACTGATATAACATCTTTTGATTATCACTATAGTATTCCTGAAAATTTCATGGTTGAAATCAGGAATGACCAAAGTCATATCAGTCAATGTAACatgtaa